Proteins encoded in a region of the Paucibacter sediminis genome:
- the nuoE gene encoding NADH-quinone oxidoreductase subunit NuoE: MSATTYVISEATRARFDREVAKYPAEQKQSAVMACLSIVQQEQGYVSRESEDAIAAYLGMPAIAVYEVTTFYNMYNQRQLGKFKLNVCTNLPCLLRNGQQALDHLCQKLGVEEGGTTADGLFTVQKCECLGACADAPVMLVNDRQMCSFMSHERLDELVDVLKANSNNSAKN; encoded by the coding sequence ATGAGCGCCACCACCTATGTGATCAGCGAGGCCACGCGCGCTCGCTTCGACCGCGAAGTCGCGAAGTACCCGGCCGAGCAGAAGCAGTCGGCCGTGATGGCCTGCCTGTCCATCGTGCAGCAGGAGCAGGGCTATGTGTCGCGCGAGAGCGAAGACGCCATCGCCGCCTACCTGGGCATGCCGGCCATCGCGGTGTACGAGGTCACGACCTTCTACAACATGTACAACCAGCGGCAGCTGGGCAAGTTCAAGCTCAACGTCTGCACCAACCTGCCTTGCCTGCTGCGCAACGGCCAGCAGGCGCTGGACCATCTGTGCCAGAAGCTGGGCGTGGAAGAGGGCGGCACCACCGCCGATGGCCTCTTCACCGTGCAGAAATGCGAGTGCCTGGGCGCCTGCGCCGATGCGCCGGTGATGCTGGTGAACGATCGCCAGATGTGCAGCTTCATGAGCCATGAGCGTCTCGACGAACTGGTCGACGTGCTCAAGGCCAATTCCAACAACTCGGCCAAGAACTGA
- a CDS encoding NuoB/complex I 20 kDa subunit family protein, which produces MGIEGVLKEGFVTTSVDKLINWSKTGSLWPMTFGLACCAVEMMHAGAARYDIDRFGMLFRPSPRQSDLMIVAGTLCNKMAPALRKVYDQMAEPRWVLSMGSCANGGGYYHYSYSVVRGCDRIVPVDVYVPGCPPTAEALLYGILQLQAKIRRENTIAR; this is translated from the coding sequence ATGGGTATCGAAGGCGTTTTGAAGGAAGGCTTCGTCACCACCTCGGTGGACAAGCTGATCAACTGGTCCAAGACCGGTTCACTGTGGCCGATGACCTTTGGTCTGGCTTGCTGTGCGGTGGAGATGATGCATGCCGGTGCGGCGCGCTACGACATCGACCGCTTCGGCATGTTGTTCCGTCCGAGCCCGCGCCAGTCCGATCTGATGATCGTGGCCGGCACCTTGTGCAACAAGATGGCGCCGGCGCTGCGCAAGGTCTACGACCAGATGGCCGAACCGCGCTGGGTCTTGTCGATGGGCTCCTGCGCCAACGGCGGCGGCTACTACCACTACAGCTATTCGGTGGTGCGCGGCTGCGATCGCATCGTGCCGGTGGACGTGTACGTGCCCGGTTGCCCGCCCACCGCCGAGGCCTTGCTCTATGGCATCTTGCAGCTGCAGGCCAAGATCCGCCGTGAGAACACCATCGCACGCTGA
- the nuoG gene encoding NADH-quinone oxidoreductase subunit NuoG, with amino-acid sequence MVEIELDGKKVEVLEGSMVMHAAEKAGTYIPHFCYHKKLSIAANCRMCLVDVEKAPKPMPACATPVTQGMIVRTKSEKAIKAQQGVMEFLLINHPLDCPICDQGGECQLQDLAVGYGAGKSRYTEEKRVVFHKNVGPLVSMEEMSRCIHCTRCVRFGQEIAGQMELGMAHRGEHSEIQTFVGRTVDSELSGNMIDICPVGALTSKPFRYSARTWELSRRKSVSPHDSTGANLIVQVKGNQVMRVVPLENEDVNECWIADRDRFSYEALNSDARLTQPMIKQGGQWKEVDWSVALEYVAKGLQGIKSQHGAASIAALGSAHSTVEELHLLASLVRGLGSENIDHRLRHAAFDNVAEAGKAHWLGTPIASLSELDRAFVIGSFLRKDHPLFAQRLRQAARHGAQVLSLHASEDDWLLPVAARITAAPSAWVQELANVAAAIAESVGVQAPAAGQATAAAKAIATALLSGSRKAVLLGNAAAEHPQAASLLSLANWIAAQTGASVGYLTAAANTVGAQLVKAMPGQGGANAAEILGAKGARALLLLNTDPLLDAANPAAAAKALDAADMVVVLSPFKSGMDYADVLLPTAPFTETSGSFVNAEGRLQSFVGVVKPLGETRPGWKILRVLGNLLGLQGFGHESSEQVRAEALGVDADLSARLSNAGQAAVVFGQPAAIERIADLPIYATDALVRRASSLQLTTDARQSAVARVSKALWEQLGLAEGGRISVSQDGAGTAQLAAKLDAGLPANVVRVPAGLPETAALGAAFGSLTIAKV; translated from the coding sequence ATGGTTGAAATCGAACTCGACGGCAAGAAGGTAGAGGTTCTGGAAGGCAGCATGGTGATGCATGCGGCCGAGAAGGCCGGCACCTACATCCCGCATTTCTGCTATCACAAGAAGCTCTCCATCGCTGCCAACTGCCGCATGTGCCTGGTGGATGTGGAGAAGGCGCCCAAGCCCATGCCCGCCTGTGCCACGCCGGTGACGCAGGGCATGATCGTGCGCACCAAGAGCGAGAAAGCAATCAAGGCCCAGCAGGGCGTGATGGAGTTCCTGCTCATCAACCACCCGCTGGACTGCCCGATCTGCGACCAGGGCGGCGAGTGCCAGCTGCAGGACCTGGCGGTGGGCTATGGCGCCGGCAAGTCGCGCTACACCGAAGAAAAGCGCGTGGTGTTCCACAAGAACGTCGGCCCGCTGGTCTCCATGGAGGAGATGAGCCGCTGCATCCACTGCACCCGCTGCGTGCGCTTTGGCCAGGAGATCGCCGGCCAGATGGAACTGGGCATGGCCCACCGCGGCGAGCACAGCGAGATCCAGACCTTTGTCGGCCGCACGGTGGATTCCGAGCTGTCCGGCAACATGATCGACATCTGCCCGGTGGGCGCGCTCACCAGCAAGCCCTTCCGCTACAGCGCCCGTACCTGGGAGCTGTCGCGCCGCAAGAGCGTCAGCCCGCATGACTCCACCGGTGCCAACCTGATCGTGCAGGTCAAGGGCAACCAGGTGATGCGCGTGGTGCCGCTGGAGAACGAAGACGTCAACGAATGCTGGATCGCCGACCGCGACCGCTTCTCCTACGAGGCCCTCAACAGCGACGCCCGTCTGACCCAGCCCATGATCAAGCAGGGCGGCCAGTGGAAGGAAGTCGACTGGAGCGTGGCGCTCGAGTACGTGGCCAAGGGCCTGCAAGGCATCAAGAGCCAGCATGGCGCCGCCAGCATCGCCGCCCTGGGTTCGGCCCACAGCACGGTCGAAGAGCTGCACCTGCTGGCCTCGCTGGTGCGCGGCCTGGGTAGCGAGAACATCGACCATCGCCTGCGTCATGCTGCCTTCGACAACGTGGCCGAGGCCGGCAAGGCGCATTGGCTGGGTACCCCGATTGCGTCCCTGAGCGAGCTGGACCGCGCTTTCGTGATCGGTTCCTTCCTGCGCAAGGACCACCCGCTGTTTGCGCAGCGCCTGCGCCAGGCGGCCCGCCACGGCGCCCAGGTGCTGAGCCTGCATGCCAGCGAGGATGACTGGCTGCTGCCGGTGGCCGCGCGCATCACCGCGGCGCCCAGCGCCTGGGTGCAGGAGCTGGCCAATGTGGCCGCCGCCATCGCCGAGAGCGTGGGCGTGCAGGCGCCGGCCGCCGGCCAGGCCACCGCGGCCGCCAAGGCCATCGCCACGGCGCTGCTGAGCGGCTCGCGCAAGGCCGTGCTGCTGGGCAACGCCGCCGCCGAGCATCCGCAGGCCGCCAGCCTGCTGAGCCTGGCCAACTGGATTGCCGCGCAGACCGGCGCCAGCGTCGGCTACCTGACGGCCGCCGCCAACACGGTAGGTGCGCAGCTGGTGAAGGCGATGCCGGGGCAGGGCGGTGCGAACGCCGCCGAAATCCTGGGTGCCAAGGGCGCCCGGGCGCTGCTGCTGCTGAACACCGATCCGCTGCTGGACGCCGCCAACCCGGCCGCCGCCGCCAAGGCCCTGGACGCTGCCGACATGGTGGTGGTGCTGAGCCCCTTCAAGTCGGGCATGGACTACGCCGACGTGCTGCTGCCCACCGCGCCGTTCACCGAGACCTCGGGCAGCTTCGTGAATGCCGAAGGTCGCCTGCAGAGCTTTGTGGGCGTGGTGAAGCCGCTGGGTGAAACCCGCCCGGGCTGGAAGATCCTGCGCGTGCTGGGCAATCTGCTGGGCCTGCAGGGCTTTGGCCATGAGAGCTCCGAGCAGGTGCGCGCCGAGGCGCTGGGTGTGGATGCCGATCTGAGTGCGCGTCTGAGCAATGCCGGCCAGGCCGCCGTGGTGTTCGGCCAGCCGGCCGCCATCGAGCGCATCGCCGACCTGCCCATCTACGCCACCGATGCCCTGGTGCGCCGCGCCAGCTCGCTGCAGCTGACCACCGACGCGCGCCAGTCCGCCGTGGCCCGCGTGTCCAAGGCACTGTGGGAGCAACTCGGCCTGGCCGAGGGCGGCCGCATCAGCGTGAGCCAGGACGGCGCCGGCACGGCGCAACTGGCCGCCAAGTTGGATGCCGGCCTGCCTGCCAATGTGGTGCGTGTGCCGGCCGGCCTGCCCGAAACGGCCGCCCTCGGCGCCGCGTTCGGCAGCCTGACGATTGCCAAGGTGTGA
- a CDS encoding NADH-quinone oxidoreductase subunit D, protein MADIKNYTLNFGPQHPAAHGVLRLVLELDGEVIQRADPHIGLLHRATEKLAETKTYIQSLPYMDRLDYVSMMANEHAYCLAIEKMLGVDVPLRAQYIRVMFAEITRLLNHLLWIGAHGIDCGAMNILIYAFREREDLFDMYEAVSGARMHAAYFRPGGVYRDLPDSMPQYQVSKIKNAKTIAMLNENRSGTLLDFIDDFCARFPKNVDDYETLLTDNRIWKQRTVGIGVVSPERALNMGFSGPMLRGSGIAWDLRKTQPYDVYAQMDFDIPVGTNGDTYDRYLVRMEEMRQSNRIIKQCVDWLRANPGPVITDNHKVAPPARVDMKSNMEELIHHFKLFTEGFRVPEGEAYVGVEHPKGEFGIYIVSDGANKPYRLKIRAPGFSHLAALDEMAKGHMIADAVAVIGTMDIVFGEIDR, encoded by the coding sequence ATGGCCGATATCAAGAACTACACCCTCAACTTCGGGCCTCAGCATCCGGCCGCGCACGGTGTGCTGCGCCTGGTGCTGGAGTTGGACGGCGAAGTGATCCAGCGCGCCGATCCGCATATCGGCCTGCTGCACCGCGCCACCGAGAAGCTGGCCGAGACCAAGACCTACATCCAGTCGCTGCCGTATATGGACCGGCTCGACTATGTGTCGATGATGGCCAACGAGCATGCCTACTGCCTGGCGATCGAGAAGATGCTGGGCGTGGACGTGCCGCTGCGCGCGCAATACATCCGCGTGATGTTTGCCGAGATCACGCGCCTGCTGAACCACCTGCTGTGGATCGGCGCGCATGGCATCGATTGCGGCGCCATGAACATCCTCATCTACGCCTTCCGCGAGCGCGAGGATCTGTTCGACATGTACGAGGCGGTGTCGGGTGCGCGCATGCACGCGGCCTATTTCCGTCCGGGCGGCGTCTACCGCGACCTGCCGGACAGCATGCCGCAGTACCAGGTCTCGAAGATCAAGAACGCCAAGACCATCGCGATGCTGAACGAGAACCGTTCGGGCACGCTGCTGGACTTCATCGACGACTTCTGCGCGCGCTTCCCCAAGAACGTCGACGACTACGAAACCCTGCTGACCGACAACCGCATCTGGAAACAACGCACCGTGGGCATCGGCGTCGTCAGCCCCGAGCGCGCACTGAACATGGGCTTCAGTGGCCCGATGCTGCGCGGCTCCGGCATCGCCTGGGATCTGCGCAAGACCCAGCCCTACGATGTCTACGCCCAGATGGATTTCGACATCCCGGTGGGCACCAACGGCGACACCTACGACCGCTACCTGGTGCGCATGGAAGAGATGCGCCAGTCGAACCGCATCATCAAGCAGTGCGTGGACTGGCTGCGCGCCAACCCCGGCCCGGTCATCACCGACAACCACAAGGTGGCACCGCCCGCCCGTGTCGACATGAAGTCGAACATGGAAGAGCTGATTCACCACTTCAAGCTCTTCACCGAAGGCTTCCGCGTGCCCGAGGGCGAGGCCTATGTGGGCGTCGAGCATCCCAAGGGCGAGTTCGGCATCTACATCGTCAGCGACGGTGCCAACAAGCCTTACCGCCTGAAGATCCGTGCGCCGGGCTTCTCGCATCTGGCCGCGCTGGATGAGATGGCCAAGGGCCACATGATTGCCGACGCTGTTGCCGTGATCGGCACCATGGATATCGTTTTTGGTGAGATCGATCGATGA
- a CDS encoding NADH-quinone oxidoreductase subunit C: MSKLDTLQAALEKVLAGQILELKREFDEITIRVSPVDYLAVAKTLRDHSELRFEQLIDLCGLDYSAYGDGGYEGPRYAVASHLLSVNKNWRLRLKVFCADDDFPCVAAVTPIWNSANWFEREAFDLYGIIFEGHEDLRRILTDYGFIGHPMRKDFPTQGHVEMRYDAEQKRVIYQPVTIELREITPRVIREDNYGGL, from the coding sequence ATGAGCAAACTTGATACCTTGCAGGCCGCACTGGAGAAGGTGCTGGCCGGCCAGATTCTGGAACTCAAGCGCGAGTTCGACGAAATCACCATCCGCGTCTCGCCCGTCGACTACCTGGCCGTGGCCAAGACGCTGCGCGACCATTCGGAGCTGCGCTTCGAACAGCTGATCGACCTGTGCGGCCTGGACTACAGCGCCTACGGCGACGGTGGCTATGAAGGCCCGCGCTATGCGGTTGCCTCGCACCTGCTGTCGGTCAACAAGAACTGGCGCCTGCGCCTGAAGGTGTTCTGCGCCGACGACGATTTCCCCTGCGTGGCGGCCGTCACGCCGATCTGGAATTCGGCCAACTGGTTCGAGCGCGAAGCCTTCGACCTCTACGGCATCATCTTTGAAGGCCACGAGGACCTGCGTCGCATCCTGACCGACTACGGTTTCATCGGTCACCCGATGCGCAAGGACTTCCCGACCCAGGGGCATGTGGAAATGCGCTACGACGCCGAGCAGAAGCGCGTGATCTACCAGCCGGTGACGATTGAGCTGCGTGAGATCACGCCGCGCGTCATCCGCGAAGACAACTACGGCGGGCTGTAA
- the nuoF gene encoding NADH-quinone oxidoreductase subunit NuoF has protein sequence MLDLSKFQAKGVETCFHDRHLGPQIYAGLNGSNWSLKDYEARGGYAALRKILGKDGAEPSGDQQVAGLTPDQVIAEVKTSGLRGRGGAGFPTGLKWSFMPRQFPGAKYLVCNSDEGEPGTCKDRDILMYNPHIVIEGMAIAAYAMGIKVGYNYIHGEIFEVYERFEAALEEARAAGLLGDHILGSDFSFQLHAHHGFGAYICGEETALLESLEGKKGQPRFKPPFPASFGLYGKPTTINNTETFAAVPWIIRNGGQPYLEIGKPNNGGTKIFSVSGDVERPGNYEVPLGTPFAKLLELAGGVRKGRTLKAVIPGGSSAPVLPAATMMECTMDYDSIAKAGSMLGSGAVIVMDDSRCMVKSLLRLSYFYAHESCGQCTPCREGTGWMHRVVERIANGHGKPEDIELLNSVADNIQGRTICALGDAAAMPVRAMIKHFKHEFVHLIEHKTALVPAAA, from the coding sequence ATGCTGGATCTCTCCAAGTTTCAAGCCAAGGGCGTCGAAACCTGTTTCCACGACCGCCACCTCGGCCCGCAGATCTATGCCGGCCTGAACGGCAGCAACTGGAGCCTGAAGGATTACGAAGCGCGCGGCGGTTATGCCGCGCTGCGCAAGATCCTGGGCAAGGATGGCGCAGAGCCGTCAGGCGACCAGCAGGTCGCGGGCCTGACCCCCGATCAGGTGATCGCCGAAGTGAAGACCTCGGGCCTGCGCGGCCGCGGCGGTGCGGGCTTCCCCACCGGCCTGAAGTGGAGCTTCATGCCGCGCCAGTTCCCGGGCGCCAAGTACCTGGTCTGCAATTCCGACGAGGGCGAGCCCGGTACCTGCAAGGACCGCGACATCCTCATGTACAACCCCCACATCGTCATCGAAGGCATGGCGATCGCCGCCTACGCGATGGGCATCAAGGTGGGCTACAACTACATCCACGGCGAGATCTTCGAGGTCTACGAGCGCTTCGAAGCGGCCCTGGAAGAGGCGCGCGCCGCCGGCCTGCTGGGCGACCACATCCTGGGTTCGGACTTCAGCTTCCAGCTGCACGCCCACCATGGCTTCGGCGCCTATATCTGCGGCGAGGAAACCGCGCTGCTGGAATCGCTGGAAGGCAAGAAGGGCCAGCCGCGCTTCAAGCCGCCATTCCCGGCCAGCTTCGGCCTCTACGGCAAGCCCACCACCATCAACAACACCGAAACCTTCGCGGCGGTGCCCTGGATCATCCGCAACGGTGGCCAGCCCTACCTCGAGATCGGCAAGCCCAACAACGGCGGCACCAAGATCTTCTCGGTCTCGGGCGACGTTGAGCGCCCCGGCAACTACGAGGTTCCGCTGGGCACGCCCTTCGCCAAGCTGCTGGAACTGGCCGGTGGTGTGCGCAAGGGCCGCACGCTGAAGGCCGTGATCCCCGGCGGCTCGTCGGCGCCGGTGCTGCCGGCCGCGACGATGATGGAATGCACGATGGACTATGACTCCATCGCCAAGGCCGGCTCCATGCTGGGCTCGGGTGCGGTGATCGTGATGGACGACAGCCGTTGCATGGTGAAGAGCCTGCTGCGCCTGTCCTACTTCTACGCACATGAGAGCTGCGGCCAGTGCACACCCTGCCGCGAAGGCACGGGCTGGATGCACCGCGTGGTCGAGCGCATCGCCAACGGCCATGGCAAGCCCGAAGACATCGAGCTGCTGAACTCGGTCGCCGACAACATCCAGGGCCGCACCATCTGCGCCCTGGGCGATGCCGCGGCGATGCCGGTGCGCGCCATGATCAAGCATTTCAAGCACGAGTTCGTGCACCTGATCGAACACAAGACGGCCCTGGTGCCGGCCGCTGCCTGA